From the Manihot esculenta cultivar AM560-2 chromosome 14, M.esculenta_v8, whole genome shotgun sequence genome, the window ttctgaagagaagattgcaatagttataaattaatcatcggctaccttgtaagtattttttattttgcatatatttgttttgtatgcagaacaattctcaaccatgtatataaacacAATGCCCTCCGTCTATTGCACAATGATATTTTGTTTTCcacttttagatttagatttctgaaattttgattaattagttggctaATCATGAATCACattcactaaaattttattggtatattgtattttttgtttttacttttatctcttctactttaaaaattatgaaaatcatatacaaatttatgttattttgtttataacctttataaattcttaatacttttattttgctatttatttttgatatttctatagttaagagttagaaaaaaatgaattcaaatatgcaccttttgtaaagatagcagtagaatatgtatgtatctattgtttcaatggtttatttttataaagaaatgggtaaatttattaattcatatttagtttactttttatttttccctacactcattgcttttatctagatttatacctaaagttttTGTTATAAATTTTGCACTCActgtattgtttattgatataggtataactttagaaattactaaaagaatTTGAGTCAAAAGaaaacaatgtaaatttgcatatttatttccatagccttttcgattaaaaaaccaagttaaagatTCAAGGGAGAAACCTAAaggtaaaaacaaaaaagagagctgtGGGACGAGTATGAGATTTATGGTAAAAAACAaaacgctagctaactaattaataaaaaagtaaatatatgcaaaaattataaaatctgtTCTCCTCTTAAGAGAAGGTTGCAatagttataaattaataataggctaccttgtaagtattttttattttacatttattatttttatatgtataataattCTGATCCTATATATACAAAATTAATGCTCTCTGTCTATTACACAATGTTCTTTTactttctacttttagatttagatttctgaaattctgattaattagttggctcaccATGAGTTccattcataaaaattttattagttgttgtcttttttatttttcgctttatctcttcttcttcaaaaattatgaaaatcatatacaaatttatgttattttgtttataacccttataaattcttaatacttttattttcctatttgttttttatatttcatcagttaagggtttaaaaaaatgaattcaaatatgcacaTTTTTTAAAGATAGCAGTATAATATggatctattttttttaatggcttttattttcctattcaTAAAAAAtgctagctaactaattaaccaaaaagtaaagagatgcaaaaattataaaatttgttctctgaagagaagattgcaatagtggtaaattaatcatcggctaccttgtaagtattttttattctacatttatttttttttgtatgtaGAAGAATTCTCAACCAAGTATATAAAGCGAATGCTCTCCATCTATTGCACAATTCTAgtttgctttctacttttagatttagatttcagaaattttgattaattagttggctcaccatgaatccaatttacaaaaattttattagtatgttgtcttttttgtttttttagctCTATCTCTTattcttcaaaaattatgaaaaccatatacaaatttatgttattttgtttataacctttataaattcttaatacttttattttcctatttatttttgatatttcatgagttaagggttagaaaaaaatgaattcaaatatgcaccttttgtaaagatagcagtagaatatgaatctattgtttcaatggtttatttttataaagaaataggtaaatttattaattcatatttagttcactttttatttttccctaCAATCATTGCTTTTAtatttatacctaaagttttagttataaattttgcacccactgtattgtttattgatatacgtataactttagaaattactaaaataattggAATAAAgacaaaacaatgtaaatttgcatatttatgtTCATAGCCTTTTCGattaaaaaaccaagttaaagagTCAAGGGAGAAacctaaagctaaaaacaaaaaagaaagctgTGGTACGTGCATGGGATTTAGGGTTAAAAaaacgctagctaactaattaatcaaaaagtaaatagaTGCCAAAATTATAAAACCTGTTCTCCTCTAAAAAGAAGATTACAATAGTTGTAAATTAATAATCGGCTACcttataagtattttttatttcacatttattttttttatatgtataataattCTGAACCTatgtatataaagccaatgCTCTCCGTCCATTGCACAatgttctttttctttctacttttagatttagatttctaaAATTCTGATTAATTTGTTGGCTCACCTTGAATtcctttcataaaaattttattagtatgctgtcttttttgtttttcgctttaactcttcttcttcaaaaattatgaaaatcatatacaaatttatgttattttgtttataacccttataaattcttaatacttttattttcctatttgtttttgatatttcatcagttaagggttagaaaaaaatgaattcaaatatgcacaTTTTACATCGgctaccttgtaagtattttttattttacatttattttttttatatgtagaaaccatgtatataaagccaatgCTCTCCGTCTATTGCACAATGCTCTTTTGCTTTCTACatttaaatttagatttctgaaatttttgattaattagttggctcaccatgaataccattcacaaaaattttattggtatgttgtcttttttatttttagatttatctcttattctttaaaaattatgaaaatcatatacaaatttatgttattttgtttataacccttataaattcttaatacttttattttcctatttttttgatattttatcagttaagggttagaaaaaaaaagaattcaaatatgcATCTTTTGTAAAGTTAACATTAGAATAGGTATCTATTGTTTCAATGGCTTATTTTTATGAAgaaatgggtaaatttattaattcatatttagttcactttttatttttcccaacactcattgcttttatctatatttatactTAAAGTTTAGTTATAGATTTTGCACCCACTGTACTGAAACAGAGTtggagtaaaaaaaaaaacaatgtaaatttacatatttattttcgtagccttttcaattaaaaaaccaagttaaagatTTAAGGGAGAGACCTaaagctaaaaataaaaaagagagcgTGGCACGTGCATGGGATTCATGGTGAAAAaaacgctagctaactaattaatcaaaaagtaaattgatgcaaaaattataaaatttgttatcctctgaagagaagattgcaatagttataaattaatcatcggctaccttgtaagtatttttttgtttacatttattttttttgtatgttgAATAATTCTCAACCATGTATGTAAAGCTGATGCACTCCGTCCATTGCACAATGctcttttgctttctacttttagatttagatttctgaaattttgattaattagttgccTCACCATGAATCctattcacaaaaattttattggtatgttgtcttttttatttttagttttatctcttctgctttaaaaattatgaaaatcatatacaaatttatgttattttgtttataacccttataaattcttaatacttttattttcctatttatttttgatatttcatcagtgaagggttagaaaaaaatgaattcaaatatgcaccttttgtaaagatagcagtagaatatagatctattatttcaatggtttatttttataaataaatgagtaaatttattaattcatatgtagttcactttttatttttcctacacccattgcttttatttagatttatacctaaagtttcagtTATAGATTTTACACCCAttgtattgtttattgatataggtataacttaagaaattattaaaagaattggagtcaaaacaaaacaatgtaaatttgcatatttattttcacagCCTTTTCGATTAAAAAACTAAGTTAAAGATTCAAGGGAGAAACCTAAACCTAAAACTAAGTTAAAGATTCAAGGGAGAAACCTAAACCTAAAATCAAAAAAGAGAGCTGTGGAGTGGCCAATGGCTTAGTGAAGACATTCGCAAGTTGAGAAGTGGATGACACGTGAACAGGAGTAACAAAACCTTTTTGGAGTTGTTCCCTGACCAGATGGCAATCTATGTCACGATGCTTGGTTCTTTCATGAAAAACGGAGTTGTTAGCTTTATGAATGGCTGCTTGGTTATCACACTGCAAAGAAACATGAACTTGCACATTAACTCGTAAgtcttttaatatataattaatgccTTAATTGCTAATTTCTAATAGGAACAAtacaaaataaggaaaaaaagaaCTTCATTCAATTGGGTAGAAACATTTATGGGATTCCAAATTGCAGGGTGTCTTGGGATCTAAGAACTGAAATGCTTTAATATATAGCTCTATTGGAAAAACAAGGGTGGAGATTAATTTCTCAATCTGTATCTCTCTTTAGCCGAGTTTTTAGAGGAAAATATTTTCGTTCCTCTTTGTTTTTGCAATTAAGACAATGAAGGAATACTTTGTGGAGATGGCAGATCATCTTATAGGGCCAAGCAGTTCTAGAAAGAGGAATTCAATGGTACTTGGAAGATGGACATATTATCCCTTACAAAGAACATGATGGACAATGAAATCATTCCCTAGTATGCCTTCAAAGAAACATGGCCATGATCTCTTAAATTCTATGGGTAAGTCAACTCATTGATGATGATTTTCACTCGTGAAAACTGAATATCTTGCGACCAACTTCACTGAGGAAGAGGTACGAAATATTCTAAGAAGCCATTATTCAGCCTTGAAATATTTTGAAGAATTCAAGCTTGCACAATGTCTCAAATCAATCTTCATAGTAGACAACAACCCAGTCTCCATCCTCTTAAGGACCTCTTGGTAATAATTGCATGAAACTTAATTTTGATGGAGTTGTTTTTTAAAGATTTCTCAAAGTGCAGGTGCTATGATTGGCCGAAACAGTAGAGGAGAATCTTATGTCTAGGGTTGCAAGATTTTCTAGAATATTGTTGATCCTTTAATTGTTGAATCTCTTACTTGTAGAGAGGCAATACAATCCCTCAAGTTTGATTAAATCTCCCGTTTAgttttctaatttaaattttatattttgtttaatttattctaatactataataaatttgatcacaaatattttattaattataaatactcACTTATAATTGCACAAGTTGAtcctaaataatatatttatttacaaataaatctttataattttataaattatgcttcaatattttatttatttataaataagtagttatattttataaattaaaagttttgtACACTCATTTTGAATACAACAACTGTGTAAATGCGATTTCCATAGCATATTTTTCTTACTGATTGAAAATAGAAAGCCAAATAGCGAACAGAGGATTAAGgagaaataataatttacagtttttttcaaataacaaaaccaataaaagaataaaagaataatatatGTTCAAGTAGAAATGAGGAAATCTCAGTGTTGTAGGCCTAAGATAAGTTGCATTCAGGAGGGAAGCCTTGGGGAAATCTGTTGGCATCTGTGCAATAGTTGTATATCATGTAGTTTTTCCTCACCCATTGCAGCCTCTCTTGACTTGTTGAATCAAGCTCTTCTGACAGCCATGAATTTGTCATGGAGTTTGAAGTCCCACAGGAAGATACCCCATTAGACCAAGCACATGCATTTGCATTGAAGTTTCTATAGGAAGCAGTGAATGGAGCTTTACTCCAATCTGTCTTCACTAGACCACCTCTTGTTGCCCAATCATCAGCATTCCATAGACTAGAGTAAATTCTCATTGGCTGATTCTTTGGATATGGAACACCCATTGATTCCAAGTTCTTGAACTCTCTAATTGGGGTGCCATCTACAGAGAAGATGATCCTCTGGGGATTCCATAGAATGGTATACGTGTGGAAATCAGCAGTTGGGTCAAACCACAGATAGAATTGCTGCTCTCTGTTACCTTTGCCTTGGCTAAACACATTAGTGTGGAGGATGTAAGGATCCCCGCTCAAATTtcccaagaactcaaaatcaatcTCAT encodes:
- the LOC122721686 gene encoding xyloglucan endotransglucosylase/hydrolase protein 22-like is translated as MASLNMVLSLFISVLVSSLMVSSASNFYNDFDITWGDGRAKILNNGQLLTLSLDQPSGSGFQSRNEYLFAKIDMQLKLVPGNSAGTVTAYYLKSNGSTWDEIDFEFLGNLSGDPYILHTNVFSQGKGNREQQFYLWFDPTADFHTYTILWNPQRIIFSVDGTPIREFKNLESMGVPYPKNQPMRIYSSLWNADDWATRGGLVKTDWSKAPFTASYRNFNANACAWSNGVSSCGTSNSMTNSWLSEELDSTSQERLQWVRKNYMIYNYCTDANRFPQGFPPECNLS